From Camelina sativa cultivar DH55 chromosome 7, Cs, whole genome shotgun sequence, one genomic window encodes:
- the LOC104702488 gene encoding putative UDP-glucuronate:xylan alpha-glucuronosyltransferase 3, with protein MIPSSSPMESRHRLSFSTEKTSRRRFQRIEKGVKFSTLKLVLICIMLGALFTIYRFRYPPLQIAETPTSFGVTTDPRYVATAEINWNHMSNLVDKYLFGRSEYQGIGLVNLNDNEIVRFKEVMKSDCDHVALRLDYAAKNITWESLYPEWIDEVEEFEVPTCPSLPLIQVPGKPRIDLVIAKLPCDKLGKWSRDVARLHLQLAAARVAASSKGLHDVHVILVSDCFPIPNLFTGQELVARQGNIWLYKPSLHQLRQKLQLPVGSCELSVPLQAKDNFYSASAKKEAYATILHSAQFYVCGAIAAAQSIRMSGSTRDLVILVDDSISEYHKSGLQAAGWKIQMFQRIRNPNAVPNAYNEWNYSKFRLWQLTEYSKIIFIDADMLILRNIDFLFEFPEISAIGNNATLFNSGLMVVEPSNSTFQLLMDNINEVVSYNGGDQGYLNEIFTWWHRIPKHMNFLKHFWEGDEPEIKKMKTSLFGADPPILYVLHYLGYNKPWLCFRDYDCNWNVDIFQEFASDEAHKTWWRVHDAMPENLHKFCLLRSKQKAQLEWDRRQAEKGNYKDGHWKIKIKDERLKTCYEDFCFWESMLWHWGETNSTDNSSTTTTTSSPSHKPALSAL; from the exons ATGATACCTTCCTCAAGTCCCATGGAGTCAAGACATCGTCTCTCCTTCTCCAC TGAGAAGACAAGTAGGaggagattccaaaggattgaaAAGGGTGTCAAGTTCTCTACTCTGAAACTTGTGTTGATTTGTATAATGCTTGGAGCTCTGTTCACGATCTACCGATTTCGTTATCCACCGCTACAAATTGCTGAAACTCCAACAAGTTTTGGTGTTACTACTGATCCTCGCTATGTTGCTACAGCTGAGATCAACTGGAACCATATGTCAAATCTTGTTGACAAGTACTTATTTGGTAGAAGCGAGTATCAAGGAATTGGGCTTGTAAATCTTAATGATAACGAGATTGTTCGATTCAAGGAGGTTATGAAATCTGACTGTGATCATGTAGCTTTGCGTCTAGACTATGCTGCAAAGAACATTACATGGGAATCTCTATACCCTGAATGGATTGACGAAGTAGAAGAATTCGAAGTCCCTACTTGTCCTTCTCTTCCTTTGATTCAAGTTCCTGGTAAGCCTCGGATCGATCTTGTCATTGCCAAGCTTCCGTGTGACAAATTAGGAAAGTGGTCAAGAGATGTTGCTCGATTGCATTTACAACTCGCAGCAGCTCGAGTAGCGGCTTCTTCTAAAGGGCTTCATGATGTTCATGTGATTTTGGTATCTGATTGCTTTCCAATCCCGAATCTTTTTACCGGTCAAGAACTTGTTGCCCGTCAAGGAAACATATGGCTGTATAAGCCTAGCCTTCACCAGTTAAGACAAAAGTTACAGCTTCCTGTTGGCTCCTGTGAACTTTCTGTTCCTCTTCAAGCTAAAG ATAATTTCTACTCCGCAAGTGCAAAGAAAGAAGCTTATGCGACTATCTTGCACTCTGCTCAATTTTATGTCTGTGGAGCCATTGCAGCTGCGCAGAGCATTCGAATGTCAGGCTCTACTCGTGATCTGGTCATACTTGTCGATGATTCGATAAGTGAGTACCATAAAAGTGGCTTGCAAGCTGCTGGATGGAAGATTCAAATGTTTCAAAGAATCAGGAACCCGAATGCTGTACCAAATGCATATAACGAATGGAACTACAGTAAGTTCCGTCTTTGGCAATTGACTGAATACAGCAAGATCATCTTCATCGATGCAGACATGCTTATCCTTAGAAACATTGATTTCCTCTTCGAGTTCCCTGAGATATCCGCAATTGGAAACAATGCTACGCTCTTCAACTCCGGTCTAATGGTGGTTGAGCCATCTAATTCAACATTCCAGTTACTAATGGATAACATCAATGAAGTTGTGTCTTACAACGGAGGAGACCAAGGTTACCTTAACGAGATATTCACATGGTGGCACAGGATTCCGAAACACATGAATTTCTTGAAGCATTTCTGGGAAGGAGACGAACCTGAGATCAAGAAAATGAAGACGAGTCTATTTGGAGCTGATCCTCCGATCCTCTATGTTCTTCATTACCTCGGCTATAACAAACCTTGGTTATGCTTCAGAGACTATGATTGCAACTGGAATGTGGATATATTCCAGGAATTCGCAAGTGACGAAGCACATAAAACCTGGTGGAGAGTTCACGACGCAATGCCTGAGAATTTGCACAAGTTCTGTCTACTAAGATCGAAACAGAAGGCGCAACTTGAGTGGGATAGGAGACAAGCAGAGAAAGGGAATTACAAGGATGGACACTGGAAGATAAAGATCAAAGATGAGAGACTTAAGACTTGTTACGAAGATTTCTGTTTTTGGGAGAGTATGCTTTGGCATTGGGGTGAGACAAACTCTACTGATAATTCTtcgaccaccaccaccacttcaTCACCGTCGCATAAACCTGCTCTCTCTGCCCTGTGA
- the LOC109125491 gene encoding putative defensin-like protein 280, producing the protein MASIKHFFLMFICFSVLLTSGSADSQLHDCDPTLKSEDCNKECKRFGHPGGYCGPDRAEPLLSMCYCKDKKA; encoded by the exons ATGGCTTCAATCAAGCACTTCTTTCtcatgtttatttgttttagtgttCTCTTAACCTCAG GATCGGCCGACTCTCAATTGCACGATTGCGATCCCACGTTGAAAAGCGAAGATTGCAACAAAGAATGTAAGAGGTTTGGTCATCCGGGAGGCTATTGTGGACCTGATAGAGCTGAACCACTTTTAAGCATGTGCTATTGTAAAGATAAAAAAGCTTAA